A window of Anaerolineae bacterium genomic DNA:
GGAAGATCTTCTCAAGGTGCTGCTGGAAAGGAGTCACCACGCACTCCCCGGCGTAAGGCGACAGCGCTTCGGGGATGGGGGCAACGTTCTCCAGGTAGGCGATGATCGGGCCATCATACTCGTCTTCGGTCAGGCCCTGTGCTTCAGCGATCGGCTGGACAGCCGTGAAGGCGTAGTTGGCGAACTCCTTGGCGCCATCGCCAGCGGCGATGTACTTCAGGAAGGTCCAGGCGGCTTCCTTGTTCTGGCTGGCGGCGTTGATGGCGAAACCAGCCCAGCAGAGGGTGTTGCCCTCGCCGGCAGGACCGGCGGGCAGGCCCATCGTGCCGAAGTTGAAGCCGTCAATGACGCGCCAGTCCTTCAGCGGCCAGCGGCCCGTCCACACCATTGAGACGACGCCATTGGCAAAGAGGTCAGCGCCAGCGAAGGATTCCACATCCTGGCGGGTGGGCGCAACTTTGTGCACCTTGAACAGGTCCACATACCACTGAATCGCTTCGACAGTAGCTTCACTGTTCAGGATGCCTTCAACGGTCAGGCCGTCTTCGCTCAGCAGGTGGGTGCCGTTCTGAGCCAGCAGCGGCAGGATACCGCGCGTCCACAGCCAGTCACCCCAGTGCGCCGGGATCATCAGGCCCCAGCGGTCTGCCGTGGTGAGGGCCTTGGCCGCGTTCAGCAGGTCATCCCATGTCCAGTCCGGATTGGGGTATTCCAGCCCTGCCGCATCGAAGTGGTCCTTGTTGTAGTAGAGCACCAGCGGGCTGTAGTCCTTGGTCAGCAGGTAGGTCACGCCGCCCACCTGGCCAAAGGAGGCTACGCCGGGGAAGAACACATCCATGCTGAAGTCCGGATCGTTCTCGATCCAGGAATCGAGCGGCTCCATCATGCCTTCGCGGGCGAAGCGGGCCACATCGCCGTCACCGACCTGGAAGATGTCAGGGGCCGTGCCCGCCGCGATCTGAGCCAACAGCTTGGTGCCATATTCCTGCGGAATCGGCTCCAGCTCAACATTGATGTCCGGATACTCCGCCTCAAACGCGGCGATGGCATTGGTGAACGGTTCCAGCGCGTTGCCGCTGTCCCAGGTGGTCACGCGGATCGTGCCTGATCCCTGAGCGTCCGCCACGGGCAGCTGGAAAATCGCGCCGTTTGCCATCAAGCTCATGAACGTGAGGACGATGGTCAGGGCGATCAGCAGTTTCTTCTGAGTGGCCATGTTATACATCTCCTTTGAGAAATCTCTATGGCCGGCGTATTGGGATTACGGTTGTACTTACTGCGAAATGACCTTATAGGCGCCTCCTTCACGACAGATATCCACAGAGTGGCGTTCTCCACGGTAGTAGTAGCGGAAGGCCATGCGTCGCCAGTGGCCGGGGAAGCGGGGCCTCAGCGACGGGCCAGCCGGCCCGAATCGCAGGCCAGCAAACCCGAAGACAGCAGCCTGCCAGAGGCCGCCCGCAGAGGCGGCGTGAATGCCATCACCCGCGTTGCCACGGACGTCGTACAGATCCGCCTGAGCGGCCAGCATGAAATGCTTGTAGGCTTCCTCCGGTTCGCCTATCTCACAGGCTGCCCAGGCATGGAAGCTCGGCCCCAGCGAGGAACCGTACTGGTGATCGGTGATGGGCATGTAGGTGTCCCAGTTCTTACGCCAGGTCTTGTGATCGTAGTCATCCCGGAACAGGCACAGCAGCATGATCACGTCGGCCTGCTTGAGCACCTGGCTGGCATTAGCTCCTTCGATACCCAGCACCACCTGCATTGACCGATCGGTGCTGGCGATCACCTGCGGGTCGATGTATTGCCGTTCGAAGAAACCGTCAAACTGTACCATCAAGCCCGTCTCAGGATCGTAGTTGATGATGATGTGGTCGATCACGTCCCGCCAGTGCGCCAGACGCGTTTCGGTCAGGTCAAGTTGCTCGCGCAGTACCCGCGCCCGGTCAGGGTAGTGGGCCTCCAGCCAGGCCAGTACTTTCAGCGCCGTTTGCAGATGCCACTGGGCCATCCGGTTGGTGTAGACGTTGTTGTCCACGTGGTCGTGGTATTCGTCGGGGCCGATGACATTACGGAGCGCATAGCGCCGGCGGCCATTTTCCTCCTCCGGTTCGGCACGGTCGCCCCAGAAGCGCGCCGTATCCAGCACAATCTCCGCGCCATAGTCGCGCATGAAGGCGTCATCGCCGGTGGCCGACCAGTACTGCAGAATCGCGTAAGCAACATCAGCAGTGATGTGGATTTCAATATCGCCCGTCCAGATGCGCACCAGCTCCTTGCCGTCAAAACTGGGGACCCAGGTTGGGGTGACTTCGTCGCCGGTGGCCGCGCTCTCCCAGGCGTATTGCGCCCCGCTGAATCCATTAGCGGCGGCCTTCCGCCGGGCGCCGGGCAGGGTATGGTAGCGGTACATCAGCATATTGCGTGCCAGCGCGGGCCGTGTGTGGATGAAAAATGGCAGGATAAAGATCTCAGTATCCCAGAAGACATGGCCCCGGTAACCCAACCCGCTGAGCGTCTTGGCGCCGATGCTGACCCGGTCATTATGCTGAGGGGCGGCGATGAGTAACTGGTACAGGTAGAAGCGGATCGCCAGTTGCGCCTGGTCATCACCTTCGATAATCACATCGCAATCTGTCCACAGCGCGTCCCAGGCGGCAACCTGTGTCGCCCGCAGCATGTCGTAGTCCAGGCCCTGCAGCGCCGCCAGAGCGCGGCCAACCACATCGGCAGCCTGTTCAACCGGATCGCAGCTGGCGGTGTAGCTCACCAACTTATCGATCTGCAGGGTCTGATGCCTATCCAGCGGGCTTTCGAGGACGACGCCGGGGTGGCCGGGGCACTGGCGCGGTTCCGGCGTCCCATTTCCGGACGCCGTGATTAGTGCTGCAGTTCCCAGATGAAGACCGCTGTGCCGGGTACAACTGTGCATCCAGACCGCGCCATCGGCTGTCTGGCCCTGGTCAAGATGCCGCCAGTGCAAGAGGTCGCCATTGGCGACATGGCCGTTGATGCCTGCCTGGACTCCGATCTGGCAGGGTCGGTTGACGGCAGTGACCAGCACGCGCAACGCGCCGACGTGCTCATGGGCGTAACTGGCAAAACGCTCGAAAGTCAGGTCAAGCACGACACCGCCCGGCGACTGCCAGCGCACCTCGCGTCGCAGCATCCCCCTGCGCAGATCGAGCAGGCGCCGGAAGTGCAGCAGCTGCCCCTGATCCAGGCGGAACGGTTCGCCATCGACGATCAGCGTGAGATCAAGCCAGTTTGGCAGGCTGGCCAGTTCAGTGAAGGAGATCGGCATATCGTCAAAGATGCCATGGGCCAGCGTGAGCGGGTGGTCGCCCGGATAGCCCTCCTCGAAGCTGCCGCGACTGCAAAAGTAGCCGTTGCCGTTGGTGAAGACAGTTTCCATGTGGTGCTGGCGTTCCGGCTCAAAGCTCGCCTGGACGACGGCCCATGTGCTGTCCGGGCGGGCGGCGGCCTCCAGTTCGGCAAGGCGAACATCCCGCAGGTCATCGCGCCGGGCGATCAGCCCGAACCGGCGCTGCAACTCGGCGAAACGTTCCTCAGGGCCGAGCGCCAGGCAGGGCATCCCGGCTACCAGCGCCGCCTCGACCCCCGCCGCAGCGTCCTCGACGACCAGACACTGCGAGGGATGGCGGTCGAGCATGGCCGCTGCGCAACGGAACAGGTCAGGATGCGGCTTCTGGCGGGTCACGCTGTTGCCGTCAGCCAGGGCGCTCAGGCGCTCCAGAATACCCAGCCGCTCAATCACGGTGCGGGCGTTGCGGCTGGCGGAGGCGATGGCGTAAGGGATACCGGCGGCGTCCAGTTGATCCAGCAGTTGCGGCACGCCCGGCAGCAGATCATCTGGCGTGATCCGGGTCAGCAGGTCCTGGTAGTAAGCGTTCTTGCGGGCCATCATGGCCTGCATCTGTTCCTCAGTAACGGGCTTGCCTTTCAGCAGGCGCAGCAACGATTCCCGGCGTGGGACGCCGCGCAGCGCCTCATTGTCCTGGCGGGTGAAGGGTAGACCCTCCTCTTCAGCAAGACGCTTCCAGGCCTGAAAGTGGTATTCGGCGGTATCGGTGATGACGCCATCAAGGTCAAAGATGACGGCTTTGATCGCTTCAGACATGCGCTCTTTCCTGCTCGGCGGGCTGGTAGCCCAGGCTGGATTCCCGGATCACGAGTTTTGAGGGCAATAGAAGTTGCTGGCAGCCGGTCGTTTCGCCGCTCAGCTGGCTGACCAGCAGCCGCACAACATGCTGGCCGACCTCCCAGGCCGGCTGGCTGATCGATGTCAGGGCAGGCTTCAGGTAACGGGCCACTGGCGTGTCATCAAACCCGATCACGGCGATATCCCGGCCAACCGTCATGCCGCGTTCTTCGATGGCACGCATGGCCCCGATGGCGATCAGGTCCAGCATGGTGACGACAGCGGTAGGGCGCTGGGCGGGGGGCAGGGCCAGGAATTGCTGCATCGCCATGTAGCCAAAGTTGTAATCGCTCTCACCGCGCACGATCCACGCCGGGTCAACCGGTAGGCCGGCGGTTGCCATGGCCTGGAAGTACCCGGCCAGACGCTCATTCCCGACGCGGGAATACTCTGGCCAGGCCAGGGCGGCGATGCGCCTGTGGCCCTGGGCGAGCAGATGCTCGACAGCCTGTTGGACGCCAATACCGCCATCAACATCGACGTAGGCACTGGGAGGTTCGCTCTGGGTACGGCCAAAAGCCACGAGCGGCACCTGAAGCTTCTGCAGGATAGGGATGCGGGGATCGTTGTATTCGATGCCGGAGAGAATGAACCCATCGACGCGGCCGGTGATAACCAGATCGCGGTAAGTTTCTTCCTGCTCGGCCCCTTCGCCCTGAGGAAAGAGCAAAATGTGGTAGCCGTATTCTTCGGCTGCACAGACGATGCTCTGCTCGAATTCTTCCAGGATCGGGTTGAAATAGCCCTGGCGATCTGGTTGCCAGGAGTAGCCGATCAGATGGCTAGACTTGGCCCGAAGATTACGGGCGATGACGTTGGGGCGATAGCCCAGCTCTTCAACAGCTGCATAGATGCGTTCACGCACTTCGGGTGAGACCCGCATCTGGTTGCGGAGGACTTTGGAGACTGTCTGGTAGCTGACCCCCGCGCGCCGGGCGACGTCTTTGAGGGTAGCTTTGCTGGACATCGGACTTTCCCCCCACTTGCCACACAGGCGAACGTTCGCCTGGATTCATCGTATAACTGAATCTGTGCACTTGTCAAGTAGGTTGGAAGGAATCGATGGCGCAGCTAAAGCAGAAACGCGGCCCGCCTGGAGCCGCCATGATCGGCCTGCTTGGCTGATCACCGGACTGGTGCAGGGTAGCCGCTTTACCCTTTGACCGCGCCGAGGGTCAGGCCGCTGATGAAGTAGCGCTGGAAGAAGATGAAGATGAACAGGGTAGGGATGCTGGCAATGACGGACATCGCCCCCTGGACGCCCCAGGCCACCGAGTATTGCCCTTTGAGCGAGATCAGACCCACCATGATCGTCCGGCTGCTATCCGACTGGGTGAAGATCAGCGGCCACAGAAAGTCGTTCCAGATCCAGGTGAATTGCAGGGTGGCCAGCACTGCCAGCGCAGGCAGGCTGATCGGCAACATGACCCTGACCAGAATCTGGCCCTCGTTAGCGCCATCGATGATCGCCGCTTCCCGCAGCGCAGAAGGCACAGTGGCGAAGAAGTTGCGCGTGATCAGGGTGCAGATCGGCAGCCCGAAGGCCACGTGGACGATGATCATCGGCCACAGGGTGTTGTACAGGCCAACGGTGTTGAACAACCGGAACAGGGGCACCAGGACAATCTGGGGCGGGAAGAACATCCCGGCGACGATCAGGATGAACAGCGCCTCGCTGCCGCGGAAGGGAAGCTGGCTGAAGACATATCCCAGCAGCACACCGAGGGCGATGGAGAGCACAGTCGCCGGGATGGTCACCAGGAAGGAGTTGAGTGCGTAGGTGCGCACGTTGCCGTTGACCCAGGCTTCCTGGTAGTTGGCAAAGTTGAGTTGCGCTGGTACTGACCATAGCCCGCCCCGCGAGATCTCGGCGTCCGATTTGAAAGAGGTGATCAGCACGCCAATGCTGGGCATCGAATAGAGAATCACCAGGACAGTCAGCAGCAGGTAGAGCACAGCCTGAAGCACACGCCGCCGGGTCATCTCCCGCGCCGCCAGCCGATCCCATTCCTCCTGCGAGTAGCGATAGAGCGACAGGTCAGTCATACAGGTGCTCCAGCGCCCGAATCTGACGGAAATAGAAGGCGATGACGGTCACCGCAATCATGAAAAGCACGACCGAAATCGCACTGCCGTAACCCATGTAGTACTTCTTGAACGACTCGTGGTACATGAACATGGCCAGCGTGTCGGAGGAATGAAACGGCCCGCCGCCGGTCATGATGTACACAATGTCAAAGCTCTTGAGGGAGTTGATCACCGCCAGAGCCACAACTACCACCGTGGAAGGCTGCAGCAGCGGTACCACCACGTGGCGCAGGGTCTGCCAGTAGTTAGCGCCATCGATCTGGGCGGCGTCGGTCAATTCGGTTGGCACGGCGGTCAGCCCGGCCAGGAAGATGACCATTCCCAGGCCGAGCTGCTGCCAGACCCAGGCCAGAATCACCGAAGACAGGGCTGTGCCGGGGTCAGCTAACCAGGCGCGGGAGAGGTCTTCCAGGCCGATCCCATTCAGGGTCAGGTTGAGCAGTCCCCAGCGTGGTTGGTAAATCCAGATCCAGATCTGACCGATCACGGCCAGCGATAGGCAGATGGGCAGGTAGAACAGCGACTTGTACAGGTTAGCGCCGCGCATCCCCTCATGCAGGATCAGGGCCAGTCCTAGGCCACCCAGCACCGGCACGGTCAACGCGACCGCAATCCAGATCACTGTGTTTTTGATGGCGTTGCCAAAGAGCGGGTCGCTGAAGATGCGTTCGAAGTTACCCAGCCCGACAAAGTTGTACTCCGGGTTGAAGCCGTTCCAGTCGGTCAGGCTGAAAAAGAAGGAGTAGGCGAGCGGAGCGATGACGATCACCATGTACAGGATGAGTGGCAGCGCCAGGAAGCCAATCCGCCACAGCCATTGTGATCGAGCCACCGGGGACACTCCTTTTGTACCGCTGGTCTGGTACCGCCGGGGCGGGTTTCCCCTGCGGCACCAGCGCGTAAAGCTGGACAATGAGGGCAGGGGGAACATTCCCTGCCCTCATTGTAAACGAAGATGCGGGGCGTTAGCTGCCGCCGAAGACCTGGACGGCGACCGCCTGGGTTTCCTCCAGGTAGGTCTGGTAGCCAGCCGGATCGTTCATGAACTTGGCGAACAGGTCCAGCCCGCCTTCCGCCATTGGTGGGGTGGTCGCCAGGTCGTAGTTGAAGGCAAAGGTATCCGCGGCGGCCACGGTATCGGCAGCGCGGCTCATCACATCATTGTAGATCGAGGGATCAACGTTGACGTTCGGCGACAGGGCGCCCTGGCCTACAGCCCAGATGGCCTGCGCGTCGGTGTTGGTCAGCAGGTAGAGCAGCAGCTTCTGGGCGCTGATCGGGTGGGCGGCGTTGGCGGACATCACAAAGCCATCCACCGGGCCAACCACCGCGTTGGGCACACCCTCATCGATGGTCGGGAAGGGGAAGAAGTCATAGTTGGTGACCGGTTCCAGCCCCTGCCCATTCCAGTAACCGGTGATCCAGGTGCCCATCAGGGTCATGGCCGCTTCGCCGTTGGCCACCTGATCGGCGGCATCCGTCCAGTCATAGGCATTGGCGTCGGGAACGAAGTAGCCCTTGTCGACCAGTTCCTTCCACAACTCCATGACACGCACAACCTGCGGATCGGTGTAGGAGGCTTCGCCGGCCATCAGGGCAGCGCGGTATTCCGGCCCAGCGGTGCGCAGGAGCAGGTAGTCAAACCAGAACTGAGCTGGCCAACGGTTCATCGAACCGAGCGCGATAGGGGTAACGCCGGAGGCCAGCAGGGTATCGCACATGGCCTTGAACTCATCCCAGGTAGCCGGGAATTCGGTGATGCCCGCTGCTTCCATCACCGCCGGATTGTAGAAGAACCCGGCATAGTGATAGCCGAAGGGGATCAGGTAACGCGCTCCGTTGTAGAGCGTGGCGCCCTGGGCAATGGAGGCCGGGACGACCTCATCCAGGTTATTGGCGTTCCACAGCTCATCGATCGGGGCCAGCGCGCCGCTGTCCACCACGAACTGCACGCGCGCGCCCGCCCAGTAGGAGAACAGGTCAGGCAGGTCACCTCCAGCCGCCATCACCAGGATGGTTGTCTTGAAGTCCTCGTGACCGATCGGGTTATCGAAGATCGTGATGCCGGTCTCGTGCTGGAACTCCTGGAAGATCTGGTTGAGCGACTCGCGGCCCAGCGTACCGGTGAAGTAATGCATCACCGTGACGAAACTCTCGCCCTCCTGGGCCAGCGCCGGGAAGACACTGGCGATCAGGAGCACTGCGACCAACAGGACAGAAAGGCGTTTCATGTTTGGGACTCCTCCTGAAAAGAACTCCATACAACGGTCTTTAACGACAGCCCAGTTTCGCTACTGAGCCAGCGTTTCCTGCGTAATGAACTGCACCGGGATGGTGTTCTGCACCGGTACGGCAATGTCATGGGTGACTGCCCAGACCCCAAAGCGGGTTGCCCAGCGGCCCATATCGTAGACCGGGATGCGGATGGTCATTGCCAGCTTGCCCGCACGGACCGCTTCCAGCGCATCCGGGAGAGCATCGATGCCGGTGACGATCACATCGTCGCGGCCAGCGGCTTCCAGGGCGGCCAGGGCGCCCATGGCCATTTCGTCGTTGTAGCAGAAGACGGCATCGATGTCCGGCGTGGCCTGGAGGATGTTTTCCATCACAGTGAGGGCGGTAGCCCGGTCATATTCGGCGGTCTGCTGGGCGACGATCTCAATGCCCTCAGCGGCTTCGAAGACAGGGGTTGAGCCGGTCTTACGATTCTCCGAACTGGCAGCGCCGGGGATGCCCTCCAGCACAACAATGCGGCCTGTTCCGCCGAGGCGGTTGACCAGCCATTCAGCAGCCAGTTTGCCGATCAGGACGTTGTCAGTGCCGATGTGGCTGGTGACCAGCGAGGAGGGCACACCACGCTGCATGGTGATCACGGGGATGCCCGCCTGGGCGGCCTGTTCGACGACGCCGACCGCGCCATCCTGGGTGGCGTTGATGAGCAGAGCGTCGACGCCCGCGGCGATCAGGTCCTCAACATCTGAAATCTGCTTTTCGAGCTGGTCGTCCGCGCTGAGAACGGTGACCTGTGCGCCAAGCGCCTGCGCTTCAGCGACGACACCC
This region includes:
- a CDS encoding extracellular solute-binding protein, with amino-acid sequence MKRLSVLLVAVLLIASVFPALAQEGESFVTVMHYFTGTLGRESLNQIFQEFQHETGITIFDNPIGHEDFKTTILVMAAGGDLPDLFSYWAGARVQFVVDSGALAPIDELWNANNLDEVVPASIAQGATLYNGARYLIPFGYHYAGFFYNPAVMEAAGITEFPATWDEFKAMCDTLLASGVTPIALGSMNRWPAQFWFDYLLLRTAGPEYRAALMAGEASYTDPQVVRVMELWKELVDKGYFVPDANAYDWTDAADQVANGEAAMTLMGTWITGYWNGQGLEPVTNYDFFPFPTIDEGVPNAVVGPVDGFVMSANAAHPISAQKLLLYLLTNTDAQAIWAVGQGALSPNVNVDPSIYNDVMSRAADTVAAADTFAFNYDLATTPPMAEGGLDLFAKFMNDPAGYQTYLEETQAVAVQVFGGS
- a CDS encoding LacI family DNA-binding transcriptional regulator — protein: MSSKATLKDVARRAGVSYQTVSKVLRNQMRVSPEVRERIYAAVEELGYRPNVIARNLRAKSSHLIGYSWQPDRQGYFNPILEEFEQSIVCAAEEYGYHILLFPQGEGAEQEETYRDLVITGRVDGFILSGIEYNDPRIPILQKLQVPLVAFGRTQSEPPSAYVDVDGGIGVQQAVEHLLAQGHRRIAALAWPEYSRVGNERLAGYFQAMATAGLPVDPAWIVRGESDYNFGYMAMQQFLALPPAQRPTAVVTMLDLIAIGAMRAIEERGMTVGRDIAVIGFDDTPVARYLKPALTSISQPAWEVGQHVVRLLVSQLSGETTGCQQLLLPSKLVIRESSLGYQPAEQERAHV
- a CDS encoding glycoside hydrolase family 65 protein, whose product is MPCLALGPEERFAELQRRFGLIARRDDLRDVRLAELEAAARPDSTWAVVQASFEPERQHHMETVFTNGNGYFCSRGSFEEGYPGDHPLTLAHGIFDDMPISFTELASLPNWLDLTLIVDGEPFRLDQGQLLHFRRLLDLRRGMLRREVRWQSPGGVVLDLTFERFASYAHEHVGALRVLVTAVNRPCQIGVQAGINGHVANGDLLHWRHLDQGQTADGAVWMHSCTRHSGLHLGTAALITASGNGTPEPRQCPGHPGVVLESPLDRHQTLQIDKLVSYTASCDPVEQAADVVGRALAALQGLDYDMLRATQVAAWDALWTDCDVIIEGDDQAQLAIRFYLYQLLIAAPQHNDRVSIGAKTLSGLGYRGHVFWDTEIFILPFFIHTRPALARNMLMYRYHTLPGARRKAAANGFSGAQYAWESAATGDEVTPTWVPSFDGKELVRIWTGDIEIHITADVAYAILQYWSATGDDAFMRDYGAEIVLDTARFWGDRAEPEEENGRRRYALRNVIGPDEYHDHVDNNVYTNRMAQWHLQTALKVLAWLEAHYPDRARVLREQLDLTETRLAHWRDVIDHIIINYDPETGLMVQFDGFFERQYIDPQVIASTDRSMQVVLGIEGANASQVLKQADVIMLLCLFRDDYDHKTWRKNWDTYMPITDHQYGSSLGPSFHAWAACEIGEPEEAYKHFMLAAQADLYDVRGNAGDGIHAASAGGLWQAAVFGFAGLRFGPAGPSLRPRFPGHWRRMAFRYYYRGERHSVDICREGGAYKVISQ
- a CDS encoding substrate-binding domain-containing protein, producing the protein MFHSRHLGLIIVIVLLLTALAGPAATAAQESVLLGLSVSTQSNPFYRNLAEGVVAEAQALGAQVTVLSADDQLEKQISDVEDLIAAGVDALLINATQDGAVGVVEQAAQAGIPVITMQRGVPSSLVTSHIGTDNVLIGKLAAEWLVNRLGGTGRIVVLEGIPGAASSENRKTGSTPVFEAAEGIEIVAQQTAEYDRATALTVMENILQATPDIDAVFCYNDEMAMGALAALEAAGRDDVIVTGIDALPDALEAVRAGKLAMTIRIPVYDMGRWATRFGVWAVTHDIAVPVQNTIPVQFITQETLAQ
- a CDS encoding carbohydrate ABC transporter permease, which translates into the protein MTRRRVLQAVLYLLLTVLVILYSMPSIGVLITSFKSDAEISRGGLWSVPAQLNFANYQEAWVNGNVRTYALNSFLVTIPATVLSIALGVLLGYVFSQLPFRGSEALFILIVAGMFFPPQIVLVPLFRLFNTVGLYNTLWPMIIVHVAFGLPICTLITRNFFATVPSALREAAIIDGANEGQILVRVMLPISLPALAVLATLQFTWIWNDFLWPLIFTQSDSSRTIMVGLISLKGQYSVAWGVQGAMSVIASIPTLFIFIFFQRYFISGLTLGAVKG
- a CDS encoding sugar ABC transporter permease translates to MFPLPSLSSFTRWCRRGNPPRRYQTSGTKGVSPVARSQWLWRIGFLALPLILYMVIVIAPLAYSFFFSLTDWNGFNPEYNFVGLGNFERIFSDPLFGNAIKNTVIWIAVALTVPVLGGLGLALILHEGMRGANLYKSLFYLPICLSLAVIGQIWIWIYQPRWGLLNLTLNGIGLEDLSRAWLADPGTALSSVILAWVWQQLGLGMVIFLAGLTAVPTELTDAAQIDGANYWQTLRHVVVPLLQPSTVVVVALAVINSLKSFDIVYIMTGGGPFHSSDTLAMFMYHESFKKYYMGYGSAISVVLFMIAVTVIAFYFRQIRALEHLYD
- a CDS encoding sugar ABC transporter substrate-binding protein; translated protein: MATQKKLLIALTIVLTFMSLMANGAIFQLPVADAQGSGTIRVTTWDSGNALEPFTNAIAAFEAEYPDINVELEPIPQEYGTKLLAQIAAGTAPDIFQVGDGDVARFAREGMMEPLDSWIENDPDFSMDVFFPGVASFGQVGGVTYLLTKDYSPLVLYYNKDHFDAAGLEYPNPDWTWDDLLNAAKALTTADRWGLMIPAHWGDWLWTRGILPLLAQNGTHLLSEDGLTVEGILNSEATVEAIQWYVDLFKVHKVAPTRQDVESFAGADLFANGVVSMVWTGRWPLKDWRVIDGFNFGTMGLPAGPAGEGNTLCWAGFAINAASQNKEAAWTFLKYIAAGDGAKEFANYAFTAVQPIAEAQGLTEDEYDGPIIAYLENVAPIPEALSPYAGECVVTPFQQHLEKIFLEDMPVQEALDAAAAEAQACLDGYNQ